One Mesorhizobium sp. L-2-11 genomic region harbors:
- a CDS encoding AraC family transcriptional regulator, which produces MKMISLPRARQRLHTMPTSTGYEVRTDAGYSWDGRRRGQTPFTVMQHTISGTGNLRYGTRSYRIAPGETMLLVVPHSHRYWVEKGGRWEFFWISMHGAEALRIHREILATKGPVFSLRAATVDNLADCAYRLVKGDGSTPARASAIAYEAAMALYDDVFELHGNDVAENSVVRQVTDYIGAHLHLPLPVDELARLSGLSRAHFSRVFAAHEGIPPAEFVLNRRLDRAAKLLTMSADLPVKDISGMCGFEDPNYFAKVFRHGFGVSPTEFRTTGMYASAGYQQGQILDR; this is translated from the coding sequence ATGAAGATGATTTCCCTGCCGCGGGCTCGGCAGCGATTGCACACCATGCCGACGAGCACCGGCTACGAAGTGAGAACGGATGCCGGCTACAGCTGGGATGGCCGCAGGCGCGGGCAGACGCCGTTCACAGTGATGCAGCACACCATCAGCGGCACCGGAAACCTGCGTTACGGAACCAGGTCCTACCGCATCGCTCCGGGCGAGACGATGCTGTTGGTTGTTCCGCATTCGCATCGCTACTGGGTCGAAAAGGGCGGGCGCTGGGAGTTTTTCTGGATATCGATGCATGGGGCGGAAGCGTTGCGCATCCATAGAGAGATCCTGGCAACGAAAGGACCGGTGTTCAGCCTGCGGGCAGCCACCGTCGATAATCTGGCCGACTGCGCCTACCGGCTGGTCAAAGGCGACGGCTCAACGCCTGCACGCGCCTCGGCAATCGCCTACGAGGCGGCCATGGCACTCTATGACGACGTGTTCGAACTGCACGGAAATGACGTGGCGGAGAATTCGGTCGTGCGTCAGGTGACTGACTATATCGGCGCGCATCTGCATCTGCCGTTGCCGGTCGATGAGCTGGCGCGGCTTTCCGGTCTCAGTCGCGCGCATTTCTCGCGTGTGTTCGCGGCGCATGAAGGTATTCCTCCGGCTGAGTTCGTCCTCAACAGACGCCTCGACCGCGCCGCAAAGCTACTGACCATGTCCGCCGACCTTCCGGTGAAGGATATTTCCGGCATGTGCGGCTTCGAAGATCCCAACTACTTCGCCAAGGTGTTCCGACATGGCTTCGGCGTCAGTCCGACAGAATTCAGAACCACTGGCATGTATGCAAGCGCCGGTTATCAGCAGGGGCAGATTTTGGACAGGTGA
- the melA gene encoding alpha-glucosidase/alpha-galactosidase codes for MSRFKIAIIGAGSVGFTKKLFTDILCVPELRDVEFALTDISEHNLKMIESILLRIVKSSQLPARVTATTDRRKAIEGARYIISCVRVGGLAAYADDIRIPLKYGVDQCVGDTICAGGILYGQRNIPVILDFCKDIRELAEPGAKFLNYANPMAMNTWAAIEFGKVDTVGLCHGVQHGAEQIAEVLGAGEGELDYVCSGINHQTWFVDVRVKGRKIGKDELVAAFEAHPVFSRQEKLRIDVLKRFGVYSTESNGHLSEYLPWYRKRPEETAKWIDMSDWIHGETGGYLRYSTETRNWFETEFPQFLEDAGKPFDPRRRSNEHASHILEALETGRVYRGHFNVRNEGVITNLPSDAIIESPGFVDRFGINMVAGITLPEACAATCISSINVQRMSVHAAISGDIDLLKLAVLHDPLVGAICTPEEVWQMVDEMVVAQAQWLPQFAHAIDGARERLSRATVKTREWKGVARREVRSIEEIRAEKEAMKLRAAG; via the coding sequence ATGAGCAGGTTTAAGATCGCCATCATTGGCGCGGGCAGCGTCGGTTTCACCAAGAAGCTGTTCACGGACATTTTGTGTGTGCCGGAGCTACGCGACGTCGAGTTCGCACTGACCGACATCAGCGAGCACAATCTCAAGATGATCGAGTCCATTCTCCTGCGGATCGTCAAGTCGAGCCAGCTTCCTGCACGGGTGACCGCGACGACGGACCGCCGCAAGGCGATCGAGGGCGCGCGCTACATCATCAGCTGTGTGCGCGTCGGGGGTCTCGCCGCCTATGCCGACGATATCCGCATCCCATTGAAATATGGCGTCGACCAGTGCGTCGGCGATACGATCTGCGCCGGTGGCATTCTCTATGGCCAGCGCAACATTCCGGTCATTCTGGATTTCTGCAAGGACATTCGCGAACTGGCCGAGCCAGGCGCGAAATTCCTGAACTATGCCAACCCGATGGCGATGAACACCTGGGCGGCGATCGAATTCGGCAAGGTCGATACGGTCGGTCTCTGCCATGGGGTCCAGCATGGGGCCGAGCAGATTGCCGAGGTCCTCGGCGCCGGGGAAGGCGAGCTCGACTATGTCTGCTCCGGCATCAACCACCAGACCTGGTTCGTCGACGTTCGCGTCAAGGGCCGCAAGATCGGCAAGGACGAGCTCGTCGCCGCTTTCGAGGCGCATCCGGTTTTCTCGCGGCAGGAGAAACTCAGGATCGACGTGTTGAAGCGCTTCGGCGTCTATTCGACCGAAAGTAACGGCCACCTGTCGGAGTATCTGCCCTGGTACCGCAAACGGCCTGAGGAGACTGCCAAGTGGATCGACATGTCGGACTGGATCCACGGCGAAACCGGCGGTTATCTGCGCTATTCGACCGAAACCCGGAACTGGTTCGAAACCGAGTTCCCGCAATTCCTCGAAGATGCGGGAAAGCCCTTCGATCCCAGGCGCCGCTCGAACGAGCACGCCAGCCACATACTGGAGGCGCTCGAGACCGGTCGGGTCTATCGCGGGCACTTCAACGTCAGGAACGAAGGCGTCATCACCAATCTTCCGTCCGATGCAATCATCGAATCGCCTGGCTTCGTCGATCGCTTCGGCATCAACATGGTAGCCGGCATCACGCTTCCGGAAGCCTGCGCCGCGACCTGCATTTCGTCGATCAATGTCCAGCGCATGTCCGTCCACGCGGCAATCTCCGGCGACATCGACCTCCTAAAACTGGCCGTGCTGCACGATCCGCTGGTTGGCGCCATCTGCACGCCGGAAGAGGTCTGGCAGATGGTCGACGAGATGGTTGTGGCGCAAGCGCAATGGCTGCCGCAATTCGCCCATGCGATCGACGGCGCCAGGGAGCGGCTGAGCCGCGCGACGGTAAAAACCCGGGAATGGAAGGGCGTCGCCCGCCGCGAGGTTCGCTCGATCGAAGAGATCAGGGCCGAAAAGGAAGCCATGAAATTGCGCGCGGCCGGCTGA
- a CDS encoding ABC transporter permease, translating into MFRFLLVRIASAVPVLFVLSVVTFAIIQAPPGDYSDYVRSQLINQGGASFEKADAQAQAYKIAHGLDKPLPLQYVNWITGIVTRGDFGHSLFYNKPVADVVGERLPRTLALALVCHILASVIGITFGVLAATRQYSWVDSVLSGISFLGMTVPRFLMALIIVYILVFHFNVTEINSFHSARYGGAPWSWGKFVDLVKHVWPVIAIATLGGLAYNMRVMRGNLLDTLNAQYVETARAKGLSEGTVVMRHAVPNALHPLVMYQGVVLPYMLTGKIETAIIFALPTVGPAIVGSMWIGDVYVTATFMLVLSVTLIVGNIIADMLLAALDPRVRLGGGADA; encoded by the coding sequence ATGTTCAGATTTCTGCTTGTGCGTATCGCCTCGGCGGTTCCTGTCCTCTTCGTCCTGAGCGTGGTGACGTTCGCGATCATCCAGGCACCGCCGGGCGACTACAGCGACTATGTGCGCTCGCAACTGATCAACCAGGGTGGCGCATCCTTCGAAAAGGCCGACGCCCAGGCGCAGGCCTACAAGATCGCGCATGGCCTCGATAAGCCCTTGCCCCTGCAGTACGTCAACTGGATCACCGGCATCGTCACCCGCGGCGATTTCGGCCACAGCCTGTTCTACAACAAGCCTGTCGCCGACGTGGTCGGCGAGCGATTGCCCCGCACCCTGGCGCTGGCGCTCGTCTGCCATATCCTGGCATCGGTGATCGGCATCACCTTCGGCGTCTTGGCGGCAACCCGGCAATATTCCTGGGTGGACAGCGTGCTGTCGGGGATCTCGTTTCTCGGCATGACGGTGCCGCGATTCCTGATGGCTCTGATCATCGTCTATATCCTGGTGTTCCACTTCAATGTCACTGAGATCAACAGTTTCCATTCCGCCCGCTACGGCGGGGCGCCCTGGTCGTGGGGCAAGTTCGTCGATCTGGTCAAGCATGTCTGGCCGGTCATCGCGATCGCCACTTTGGGCGGGCTCGCCTACAACATGCGCGTCATGCGGGGCAATCTTCTCGATACGCTGAACGCCCAATATGTCGAAACGGCTCGGGCCAAGGGCTTGAGCGAGGGCACGGTGGTCATGCGCCACGCTGTGCCGAACGCGCTGCATCCGCTCGTCATGTATCAGGGCGTCGTGCTGCCCTACATGCTGACCGGCAAGATCGAAACCGCGATCATCTTCGCCCTGCCGACCGTTGGCCCGGCCATCGTCGGCTCGATGTGGATCGGCGACGTCTATGTCACGGCGACCTTCATGTTGGTTCTGTCGGTGACCCTGATCGTCGGCAACATCATCGCCGACATGCTGCTTGCAGCGCTCGACCCGCGGGTTCGCCTTGGGGGAGGGGCCGACGCATGA
- a CDS encoding ABC transporter permease: MKADVQSVVCTSVPPAKGNGNETYTALVWRRLKRSWTGMIGLILVCLLMIMTIFAEFFAPVDPKLTGVGFAPPQTISMTDWDGNFVFPPRTYPIRETDELDPVTFQPIVGPDYENPQTLGFFVKGFGYRLFGLIPAQRHFFGATDGTPVNFLGTDKFGRDVLSRIIYGSRISLMIALTVVFIITLVGTTVGMVSGYFGGRFDAWVQRFVELVLAFPQLPLYLALTSLIPVTAPTNVFLAFVIFVMSALGWAQLSREVRGKTLALARIDYVRAAMAIGATDRRIIFQHIFPNVMSHVIVAVTLAIPNVVLLESFLGFLGFLGFAVKPPLISWGLMLQDTSTYSVIGSYPWILAPVAFVLVTVFAFNALGDGLRDAIDPY, from the coding sequence ATGAAAGCCGACGTCCAATCCGTAGTCTGCACCTCCGTGCCGCCAGCCAAAGGCAATGGCAACGAAACTTATACCGCGCTTGTCTGGCGCCGTCTGAAGCGATCCTGGACCGGCATGATAGGGCTGATCCTTGTCTGCCTCCTGATGATCATGACGATATTCGCGGAGTTCTTCGCACCCGTCGATCCGAAGCTGACCGGCGTCGGTTTCGCGCCGCCTCAGACCATCAGCATGACGGATTGGGACGGCAACTTCGTCTTCCCGCCGCGCACCTATCCGATTCGTGAAACAGATGAACTCGACCCCGTCACGTTCCAGCCGATCGTAGGCCCCGACTACGAAAACCCGCAGACGCTCGGCTTTTTCGTCAAAGGGTTCGGATACAGGCTTTTCGGACTGATCCCGGCGCAGCGGCATTTCTTCGGCGCCACCGACGGCACGCCCGTCAATTTCCTCGGCACCGACAAATTCGGCCGCGATGTGCTGTCGCGCATCATCTACGGCTCGCGCATTTCGCTGATGATCGCCCTGACCGTGGTGTTCATCATCACGCTAGTCGGCACGACGGTCGGCATGGTGTCCGGATATTTCGGCGGAAGGTTCGACGCATGGGTGCAGCGCTTCGTCGAGCTGGTGCTCGCCTTTCCGCAACTGCCGCTCTATCTCGCGCTCACCTCGCTGATTCCGGTGACGGCGCCGACCAATGTCTTCCTCGCCTTCGTCATCTTCGTCATGTCGGCGCTCGGCTGGGCACAGCTGTCGCGCGAAGTTCGAGGCAAGACGCTGGCGCTGGCGCGGATCGACTATGTGCGGGCGGCGATGGCGATCGGCGCAACCGACCGCCGGATCATCTTTCAGCATATTTTCCCCAACGTCATGAGCCACGTCATCGTCGCCGTCACGCTGGCGATCCCTAATGTCGTGCTGCTTGAATCCTTCCTCGGCTTCCTCGGCTTCCTCGGTTTCGCGGTGAAGCCGCCGCTGATCTCCTGGGGGCTGATGCTGCAGGATACCTCGACATACTCCGTCATTGGGTCCTATCCCTGGATCCTTGCCCCCGTGGCTTTCGTGCTGGTCACCGTCTTTGCGTTCAATGCGCTGGGCGATGGTCTTCGCGATGCGATCGATCCCTATTGA
- a CDS encoding ABC transporter ATP-binding protein — MALTEKTSMAPGERHDHAVRTGSPIIDARNVAVTFKVEGGTVDAVKDVSFQLYRGETIAVVGESGSGKSVTARTVMGLLTKRATVAVHSRIEYDGKNVLKFSDRQRRALRGDRISMIFQEPMSSLNPVYTVGAQIIEAIRVHQKMSRRQAAERTLELLRQVQIPDPESRFKQYPHQLSGGQRQRVMIAMALANNPDVLIADEPTTALDVTVQAQILNLIRDLQQKLDMAVILITHDLTVVRQFSDYVYVMSQGEVKEHNTTEALFKNPQHPYTRHLLASEPKGMANPTPVDSAVILEGSNVRVSFMLKHGGFFKPRLKELVAVDSLSLKLHRHETLGLVGESGSGKTTFGQALVKLLTADGGEIFFDGEPIHARTRDQMRPLRSRMQVVFQDPFSSLNPRMSVGQIIEEGLVVNRLGVNKSDRLQRVEQALVSAGLPHNILSRFPHEFSGGQRQRIAIARAIALEPEFILLDEPTSALDLSVQAQIIDLLRKLQDERGLSYLFISHDLKVVRALCHRVVVMQHGKIVEEGPVDEVLSHPRTAYTERLVKAAFEVAA; from the coding sequence ATGGCTCTGACGGAAAAGACCTCGATGGCGCCGGGCGAACGCCACGATCATGCGGTGAGGACCGGCAGTCCGATCATCGACGCCCGCAATGTCGCGGTGACCTTCAAGGTGGAAGGGGGGACGGTCGACGCGGTCAAGGATGTCTCGTTCCAGCTCTATCGCGGCGAGACCATCGCCGTGGTGGGAGAATCCGGCTCCGGCAAGTCGGTGACGGCGCGCACGGTCATGGGCCTGCTCACCAAGCGCGCCACCGTGGCCGTGCACTCGCGGATCGAATATGATGGCAAAAATGTGCTGAAATTCTCCGACCGGCAGCGCCGGGCGCTGCGTGGCGACCGCATTTCGATGATATTCCAGGAGCCGATGAGCTCGCTCAATCCGGTCTACACGGTCGGCGCGCAGATCATCGAGGCGATCCGCGTCCATCAGAAGATGAGCCGCAGGCAAGCTGCGGAGCGTACGCTGGAGCTGTTGCGGCAGGTGCAGATTCCGGACCCGGAAAGCCGCTTCAAACAATATCCGCACCAGCTTTCAGGCGGTCAGCGCCAGCGCGTCATGATCGCCATGGCGCTCGCCAATAATCCGGACGTACTCATCGCCGACGAACCCACGACGGCACTCGACGTCACCGTGCAGGCGCAGATCCTCAACCTCATCCGTGATCTGCAGCAGAAGCTCGATATGGCGGTAATCCTGATCACTCACGATCTGACAGTCGTTCGCCAGTTTTCCGACTACGTCTATGTCATGAGCCAGGGCGAGGTGAAGGAGCACAACACCACTGAAGCGCTCTTCAAGAACCCGCAGCATCCCTATACGCGCCATCTTCTGGCGTCCGAACCAAAGGGCATGGCCAATCCGACGCCGGTGGACTCAGCCGTCATTCTCGAGGGCAGCAATGTGCGGGTGTCGTTCATGCTAAAGCATGGCGGGTTCTTCAAGCCGCGGCTCAAGGAACTCGTCGCCGTCGACAGCCTCAGCCTAAAGCTTCACCGGCACGAAACGCTGGGGCTGGTCGGCGAATCCGGGTCCGGCAAGACGACGTTCGGGCAGGCGCTGGTGAAGCTCCTGACGGCCGACGGCGGCGAAATCTTCTTCGACGGCGAACCGATCCACGCAAGGACACGTGACCAGATGCGGCCGCTCAGATCGCGCATGCAGGTCGTCTTTCAGGATCCGTTCTCCTCGCTCAATCCGCGCATGTCGGTCGGCCAGATCATCGAGGAGGGGCTGGTCGTCAATCGGCTCGGCGTCAACAAAAGTGATCGGTTGCAGCGCGTAGAGCAGGCGCTTGTCAGCGCCGGGCTTCCGCACAACATCCTGTCGCGCTTTCCGCACGAGTTTTCCGGCGGACAGCGCCAGCGCATCGCTATTGCGCGGGCAATCGCACTCGAACCGGAATTCATCCTGCTCGACGAGCCGACATCGGCGCTCGATCTCTCCGTTCAGGCCCAGATCATCGACCTCCTGCGCAAATTGCAGGACGAGCGCGGCCTGAGCTATCTCTTCATTTCCCACGATCTCAAGGTCGTACGCGCGCTCTGTCATCGGGTCGTGGTGATGCAGCACGGCAAAATCGTCGAGGAGGGACCCGTCGACGAGGTTCTTTCCCATCCGAGGACCGCCTACACCGAACGGCTCGTCAAGGCGGCGTTCGAGGTAGCCGCATAA
- the melA gene encoding alpha-glucosidase/alpha-galactosidase has translation MTRQPKITFIGAGSTVFMKNVIGDVLQRPSLSGATIALMDVNPQRLEESEIVAGKLVKTLGAAATIETHSSQRKALEGADFVVVAFQIGGYEPCTVTDFEVPKKYGLRQTIADTLGVGGIMRGLRTVPHLWKICEDMMAICPNAILLQYVNPMAINTWAIAEKYPLIKQVGLCHSVQGTAFELARDLEIPLEEIRYRAAGINHMAFYLKFEHRQADGSYRDLYPDLVRGYRDGRFPKPSHWNPRCPNKVRYEMLTRLGYFVTESSEHFAEYTPYFIKDGRPDLIEKFGIPLDEYPKRCIEQIERWKGQAAAYRSAENIEIEESHEYASSIMNSVWTGEPSVIYGNVRNNGCITSLPENCAAEVPCLVDASGIQPTFIGALPPQLTALIRTNVNVQELTVAALMTENREHLYHAAMMDPHTAAELDLDQIWSLVDDLLAAHRDWIPEWARISKNVRAA, from the coding sequence ATGACGAGACAACCCAAAATCACGTTCATCGGGGCCGGTTCCACCGTCTTCATGAAGAATGTCATCGGCGATGTGCTGCAGCGGCCGTCTCTTTCGGGCGCGACCATCGCGCTGATGGACGTCAATCCGCAGCGCCTCGAAGAAAGCGAGATCGTCGCCGGAAAGCTGGTCAAGACGCTTGGCGCTGCGGCGACCATCGAGACGCATTCCAGCCAGCGCAAGGCCCTGGAAGGCGCGGACTTCGTCGTCGTTGCCTTCCAGATCGGCGGCTACGAGCCCTGCACGGTCACTGATTTCGAGGTGCCGAAGAAATACGGCCTGCGCCAGACGATCGCCGATACGCTCGGCGTTGGCGGCATCATGCGGGGTTTGCGCACCGTGCCGCATCTCTGGAAAATCTGCGAAGACATGATGGCAATCTGCCCCAACGCCATCCTCCTGCAATACGTCAACCCGATGGCGATCAACACCTGGGCGATTGCGGAAAAGTATCCGCTCATCAAGCAGGTCGGTCTCTGCCATTCGGTGCAGGGAACGGCTTTCGAGCTCGCCCGCGATCTCGAAATCCCGCTCGAGGAAATCCGTTACCGTGCCGCCGGCATTAACCACATGGCCTTCTACCTGAAATTCGAGCATCGGCAGGCCGATGGCAGCTATCGCGACCTTTATCCGGACCTTGTGCGCGGCTATCGCGACGGACGATTTCCGAAACCCAGCCACTGGAATCCGCGCTGCCCGAACAAGGTGCGTTACGAGATGCTGACCCGCCTCGGCTATTTCGTCACCGAAAGCTCGGAGCATTTCGCCGAATACACGCCCTATTTCATCAAGGACGGCAGGCCCGATCTGATCGAGAAGTTCGGCATTCCGCTCGATGAATATCCCAAGCGCTGCATCGAGCAGATCGAGCGTTGGAAAGGACAGGCGGCCGCCTACCGGAGCGCCGAGAACATCGAGATCGAGGAGAGCCATGAATATGCTTCCTCGATCATGAACTCGGTCTGGACCGGCGAGCCCTCGGTTATTTACGGCAATGTCCGCAACAATGGCTGCATCACCTCGCTGCCGGAAAATTGCGCGGCCGAAGTGCCGTGCCTGGTCGATGCGTCCGGCATCCAGCCGACCTTCATCGGCGCCTTGCCGCCGCAACTGACGGCGCTCATCCGCACCAATGTCAATGTGCAGGAACTGACTGTCGCGGCCTTGATGACGGAAAACCGCGAGCATCTTTATCACGCGGCGATGATGGATCCGCATACCGCCGCCGAGCTCGATCTCGACCAGATCTGGTCGCTGGTCGACGACCTGCTCGCCGCGCATCGCGACTGGATTCCGGAGTGGGCGCGGATCTCGAAAAACGTGCGGGCAGCGTAA
- a CDS encoding LysR family transcriptional regulator produces the protein MTRPSLNDLTAFVAVATHRSFRRAADEIGTAPSTLSHAMRALEERMGVRLLNRTTRSVSPTEAGFQLLDRLQPALASLDEALDSVAGFRGNVAGTVRINAPRLVAGLLVRGVLPQMAERHPDVTVDIVVEGRLIDIVSSGFDAGVRLLGSVPKDMIAVPLARPLRFICVASPAYLDRFGDLGTPEELQRHHCIGHRMPSGKLYRWEFERAGQELVIEANGPIVLDDEELMVEAAIEDLGVAYVADWAAEAALSDGRLRKVLTAWLSAPEEVAVYYPGHRAVPPALRAFVDVVKELRTKEPRRRAAAP, from the coding sequence ATGACCCGCCCGTCGCTCAACGATCTCACCGCCTTCGTCGCCGTTGCCACGCATCGCAGCTTCCGCCGCGCAGCCGACGAGATCGGCACGGCACCTTCCACATTGAGCCACGCCATGCGTGCGCTCGAGGAGCGCATGGGCGTGCGCCTTCTCAACCGCACCACACGCAGCGTCTCACCGACGGAAGCCGGGTTCCAGTTGCTCGATCGCCTTCAGCCGGCGCTCGCCTCGCTGGACGAGGCGCTCGACAGCGTCGCGGGGTTCCGGGGCAATGTCGCGGGCACAGTTCGCATCAACGCACCGCGGCTGGTGGCCGGGCTTCTCGTTCGCGGGGTTCTTCCGCAGATGGCGGAACGCCATCCGGACGTGACCGTGGACATCGTTGTCGAGGGGCGGCTCATCGACATCGTGTCCAGCGGGTTCGATGCCGGCGTGCGCCTCCTCGGATCTGTCCCCAAGGACATGATCGCCGTGCCGTTGGCACGCCCGTTAAGGTTCATCTGTGTCGCCTCGCCCGCCTACCTCGATCGCTTCGGCGACCTGGGAACCCCCGAGGAATTGCAACGCCACCATTGCATCGGCCACCGCATGCCCAGCGGCAAGCTTTACCGATGGGAGTTCGAACGCGCCGGCCAGGAACTCGTGATCGAGGCAAACGGCCCCATCGTCCTCGACGACGAGGAGTTGATGGTCGAAGCCGCAATAGAGGATCTGGGCGTCGCCTACGTGGCGGATTGGGCCGCCGAAGCGGCCTTGTCCGACGGCCGACTGCGCAAGGTCCTGACCGCATGGCTGTCCGCTCCGGAAGAAGTTGCGGTTTACTACCCCGGACATCGAGCCGTACCGCCCGCACTGCGGGCGTTTGTCGATGTCGTCAAAGAGCTGCGGACCAAAGAACCTCGGCGACGAGCAGCCGCGCCATGA
- a CDS encoding RidA family protein yields MPARDAIYPAKRHALYDIHRYSAAIRSGDLLFVSGQVGSREDGSPEPAFEDQVRRAFANLHAVLAAAGCSFDDVVDVTTFHTNPDQQIETVLAVRAEEIGGPPYPNWTAVGVNWLAGFDFEIKVIARIP; encoded by the coding sequence ATGCCTGCACGTGACGCCATCTATCCGGCCAAACGCCACGCCTTATACGATATTCATCGATATTCCGCGGCCATTCGCTCCGGCGATCTTCTCTTCGTGTCGGGTCAGGTCGGCAGCCGTGAGGACGGCTCGCCCGAGCCCGCATTCGAGGATCAGGTTCGGCGGGCTTTCGCCAATCTGCACGCGGTCCTGGCCGCCGCCGGCTGCAGCTTCGACGACGTTGTCGACGTCACCACCTTCCATACCAACCCGGACCAACAGATCGAAACGGTGCTGGCCGTCCGGGCGGAAGAGATCGGCGGACCGCCCTATCCGAACTGGACGGCAGTGGGCGTCAACTGGCTTGCCGGCTTCGATTTCGAAATCAAGGTCATCGCCCGCATCCCTTAG
- a CDS encoding LysR family transcriptional regulator: MREVDLRRIDLNLLVALEALLDEKNVTRAASRLGMSQPAASRALGRLRALFSDALLVDGPGGYVLSARAEEVRPVLRGILAGVREIVEANAFDPATATGRIRLLMPDLQAAVLAPHLLARLGREAPSLDLDIVAPGTDAVEALEQGIADAMVALVDEAPAGIRRRGLYDEKLVTLMRAEHPALARKLTLERFLELEHIVVSVTSVGPAPVDEVLARIGRTRRVKLRVPNFFAAVEIAARSDLVMTLPSSLARAAANMKRFVSLPPPLDLGSFTMSLVWHARQQDAPRHIWLRRAIVAAAADMSSAVDVGS; the protein is encoded by the coding sequence ATGCGCGAAGTGGATTTACGCCGGATCGACCTGAACCTGCTGGTGGCGCTCGAAGCGCTGCTGGACGAGAAGAACGTCACCCGTGCCGCAAGCCGGCTCGGCATGAGCCAGCCTGCCGCGAGCCGAGCGCTCGGCCGATTGCGCGCGCTGTTTTCGGACGCGCTGCTGGTCGACGGACCGGGCGGCTATGTCCTCAGCGCCCGTGCGGAAGAGGTGCGCCCCGTGCTGCGCGGCATCTTGGCGGGTGTGCGAGAGATAGTCGAGGCGAACGCGTTCGATCCCGCCACGGCCACCGGCCGGATCCGGCTGCTGATGCCCGATCTCCAGGCCGCCGTGCTGGCGCCGCATCTGCTCGCCCGCCTTGGACGCGAGGCGCCGTCGCTCGATCTCGATATCGTCGCGCCGGGCACGGACGCGGTCGAAGCGCTGGAGCAGGGTATCGCGGATGCGATGGTGGCGCTGGTCGACGAAGCCCCGGCCGGCATCCGACGGCGCGGTCTCTATGACGAGAAGCTGGTGACGCTGATGCGCGCGGAGCACCCGGCACTGGCCCGAAAGCTGACGCTCGAGCGTTTCCTGGAACTTGAGCATATCGTGGTGAGTGTCACCAGCGTCGGGCCTGCGCCTGTCGACGAGGTGCTTGCCCGCATCGGGCGAACGCGGCGGGTGAAGCTGCGCGTGCCGAACTTCTTCGCGGCCGTCGAGATCGCCGCTCGCTCCGACCTCGTCATGACCCTGCCTTCGAGCCTGGCGCGAGCGGCCGCCAACATGAAGCGCTTCGTGTCGTTGCCGCCGCCCCTCGATCTTGGCAGCTTCACGATGAGCCTCGTCTGGCACGCGCGCCAGCAGGACGCGCCCAGGCACATATGGTTGAGACGTGCCATTGTCGCGGCGGCGGCGGATATGTCGTCGGCGGTCGACGTTGGAAGCTGA
- a CDS encoding NmrA family NAD(P)-binding protein: MYVVLGANGRAGGEVARALIARGEAVRVVLRRKEQSDKWTALSAEVAVASVEDADAIADALTGARAAFLLNPPPVSGDPYQRTEEIGAALANAARRAGLPKAVVLSSIGAQHASGTGVIATLNRFEALLDGVAPATAFLRSGYFVETWSEVAQPVLSQSILPTFIEPSQKIPMVSTIDVGRAAATVLREEWTGKRVVELGGPEDWSAGDVASAFADVLGRPVTPVLVAPEERAALLAEEGVPGEVADALLGMYEGIANGLLTRQDSSEHRRGTISLATAIERVVATPASR, translated from the coding sequence ATGTATGTCGTGCTTGGAGCAAACGGACGGGCCGGCGGCGAGGTCGCGCGCGCCCTGATCGCACGCGGCGAAGCCGTGCGCGTCGTGCTGCGTCGCAAGGAACAGAGTGATAAATGGACGGCCCTCAGCGCCGAAGTGGCGGTGGCGAGCGTCGAGGATGCCGACGCCATCGCCGATGCGCTGACGGGCGCGCGGGCCGCGTTCCTGCTCAACCCGCCGCCGGTGAGCGGTGATCCCTACCAGCGCACGGAAGAGATCGGCGCCGCGCTTGCCAATGCGGCTCGGCGTGCAGGTCTGCCAAAGGCCGTGGTCCTGTCGTCCATCGGCGCGCAGCATGCCTCCGGCACCGGCGTCATCGCCACCCTCAACCGGTTCGAGGCGCTGCTCGACGGCGTGGCGCCGGCCACCGCTTTCCTGCGGTCGGGCTATTTTGTCGAAACCTGGAGCGAAGTGGCGCAACCGGTCCTGTCGCAAAGCATATTGCCGACCTTTATCGAACCGTCGCAGAAAATCCCGATGGTGAGCACGATCGATGTCGGGCGCGCGGCAGCGACCGTGCTGCGCGAGGAATGGACTGGCAAGCGGGTCGTGGAGCTGGGCGGACCGGAAGACTGGAGCGCCGGCGACGTGGCATCGGCCTTCGCGGATGTTCTCGGCCGGCCGGTAACGCCTGTGCTTGTTGCGCCGGAGGAACGCGCCGCGCTGCTTGCCGAGGAAGGCGTGCCCGGCGAGGTGGCAGACGCGCTGCTCGGAATGTATGAGGGAATCGCCAACGGCCTGCTCACGCGCCAGGACAGCAGCGAGCACCGGCGCGGCACGATCTCCCTGGCGACGGCGATAGAGCGCGTTGTCGCAACACCAGCCAGCCGCTGA